The DNA sequence GATGCTCTCGGGGTGGTACTGCACGCCCCAGATGGGGAACTCCCGGTGCGCCACGGCCATGATGACCCCGTCCTCGGTCTCGGCGGTGATGTCGAGGCAGGGGGGGCAGGTGTCGCGCTTGATGACCAGTGAGTGGTAGCGCGTGGCGGTGAAGGGGTTGTCCACCCCGGCGAAGAAGGGGTTTCCGTTGTGGCGGATGGTGCTGACCTTGCCGTGCATGATGACGCCCGCGCGGACGACGTCGCCGCCGAAGACGGCGCCGATGCTCTGGTGGCCGAGGCACACGCCGAGGGTGGGGTAGCGGGGGCCGAGCTCGCGGATGACCTCCATCGAGATGCCCGCCTCGTAGGGCGTGCACGGCCCGGGCGACACGACGATGCCGTCGGGCCGCAGCGCGTCAATGCCCGCGACGTCAATGGCGTCGTTGCGGAAGACCCGCACGTCGTTGTCCAGCTCGCCAAAGTACTGCACCAGGTTGTAGGTGAAGCTGTCGTAGTTGTCCACGATGATGATCATGACTCGAGCCCTTTCTCGGCGAAGTCCACGGCCTTGAACAGCGCCATCGCCTTGTTCACCGTCTCCTCGTACTCGCGGTCCGGGTCGCTGTCGTAGACGATGCCCGCGCCCGCCTGTAGGTAGGCCGCGCCGTCCTTGACGACCATGGTGCGGATGAGGATGCAGGTGTCCATCTGGCCGTCGTAGCTGATGTAGCCGCAGCCGCCCGCGTAGGGCCCGCGCCGCTCGGGCTCGAGCTCGTCAATGATCTCCATGGCCCGGATCTTCGGCGCGCCGCTCACGGTGCCCATGGGGAAGGTGTGCGCCAGGGCGTCGAAGGCGTCGCAGTCGGCGCGGAGCCTTCCGGCGACCTCGCTGACGATGTGCATGACGTGGGAGTAGCGCTCGACGACCATGAGCCGCCCCTCGACCGGCGCCACGGTGCCCGGGTCGCTGATGCGGCCGATGTCGTTGCGCCCGAGGTCCACCAGCATGATGTGCTCGGCGCGCTCCTTCTCGTCGGCCATGAGCTCGCGCTCGAGGGCGAGGTCCTCCTCCGGCGTGGCGCCGCGCCGGCGGGTGCCCGCGATGGGCCGCACCATGGCGGTGCCGCCGGTGGCCCGGGTCATCACCTCGGGGCTCGACCCCACCAGGGCGAAGTCGGGGAACTGGAGGAGCAGCATGTAGGGGGACGGGTTGATGCAGCGCAGGGCGCGGTAGAGGTTGACGGGGCTCGCGCCGACGGGGCGGCGGAAGCGCTGCGAGAGGACGACCTGGAAGATGTCGCCCGCGCAGATGTACTCCTTCGCCTTCTCTACGGCCTCGCAGAAGGCCCCGCGGGTGAAGTTGGACTCCACCGGCACGTCGCCGACCGCGTTGTGCAGGCGCTCGGTGCTCACCACCAGCGGCCCGCGCAGGCGCTGCTCGATCTCGTGGATCTTGCGCAGGGCCTCGTTGTACACCGCGTCCGCCGGGCCGTCCACATGGGCGTTGGACACGATCTGGATCTTGTTCTTCACATGGTTGAAGATCACGATGGTGTCCGTGATCATGAAGCAGAGGTCGGGCAGGTTGAGCGGGTCGGGGTTGGCGTCGGGCAGCTTCTCGAAGAAGCGCACCTGGTCGTAGCCGATGTAGCCGACCGCGCCGCCGTGGAAGGCGGGCAGCCCCGGCACGGCCACGGGCTCGTACTGTTTCAGCAGGGCGCGCAGCTCGTTGAGCGGGTTGTCGGACGTGAAGCGCTCCTCTTTGCCGTCGCGCAGAATGACGCCGTCGCGGCCCTTGGACCGGAACACGATGGACGGATGCGCGCCGAGGAAGGAGTACTGGCCGATGGTGTCGGCCTTCTCCACGCTCTCCAGGAGGAAGGAGAAGTCCTGGCCGCGCGAGAGCTTGAGGTAGGCGGTGACGGGGGTCTCGAGGTCCGCGAGAATCTCGCGGCAGACCGGGATCACGGCGTTGGGGCGGGCCAGGCCGCGGAAGGTTTCGAGGTCGGGGTAGGTCATGGCGATGTTCCTTTACGGGATGTCCACGCCGGCGGCGGGGCCGCTCCGGGGCGCGGGGGGTGCAAGCAACGCAACAAACGGAGACAGACTTCGGGGGTCAGATACTGGGGCCGCACCATCGGCGGACGCGCTGCTCGTGATGGAACATCTCTTTCCGTCTCCTTGGGCGGCCGGGTCCCCGGCCGCGCGGTGGTTACAATCGCACAGACACGCCGTGCCGTGCAAGATATTCCTTCGCCTCCCGGATCGTGTGCTCCTGGAAGTGGAAAATCGAGGCGGCCAGGGCGGCGTCCGCCCCGCCCTCCTGCAGCGCCGCGCGCAGGTGGTCCAGGTTTCCCGCGCCGCCGCTGGCGATCACGGGGATGCCCACGCTGTCGGCGACTTCCCGCGTCAGGGCGATGTCGTAGCCGTCCTTCATGCCGTCGCAGTCCATGCAGGTGAGCAGGATTTCGCCCGCGCCGCGCCGCTCGGCCTCCTTCGCCCAGGCCACCGGCTCCAGCCGCGTGGCCCGGCCGCCGTCGCGCCCGCCGTGGCTCTTCACATAGTAGCCGCCGCCCTCCTCCGGGGCGCGCCTCTTCGCGTCAATCGCCACGACGATGCACTGCGCGCCGAATCGGGACGCGGCCCGGTCAATGAAGTCCGGGTTCTCGATGGCCGGCGTGTTGATGGAGACCTTGTCCGCCCCGGCGTTCAGCATGCGGCGGATGTCGTCAATCGTGCGGATGCCGCCGCCCACGCACAGGGGCATGAACACCTGCTCCGCCGTGCGGCGGACCACGTCGAGCATGGTCTCCCGGTTGTCCGTCGAGGCGCGGATGTCCAGGAAGACGATCTCGTCCGCCTTCTCCTCGTCGTAGCGGCGGGCGATCTCCACCGGGTCCCCGGCGTCGCGCAGGCCGAGAAACTGGACCCCCTTGACGACGCGGCCGTCCGCGACGTCAAGGCAGGGAATGACACGTTTGCAGAGCATGGCAAGGGTTCCTCAAAAGATGCGGAAAAACCCGCGTATTGTACACCACCCCCCCGCCCCCGCGCACGGGAAGGCGCGCCGAAGCGCATCGCAGGCGTTTGCCTTTACGGATTGCCGGGCAAGCGGCGGGGCGGATCCGGGGCATTCCCGGAACACGATCGCATCCCTCGCTTGCGCCCCTTCGCGATGATGTTGCCCCCTTCGTTGTCGCGGGCCCCTGACCGCCGTGGGCGGGAATTCTGCCTATGAAATGGGGTTTGCGGGAGGGCAGGAAACGTAGACGCGGCATCTTGCCGCGTTCTTGGGTTTTTCGTTGGCCCAAAGAACGCGGCAAGATGCCGCGTCTACTGTGCGGGCGCGCGGCCCGCCACCCTCCGGTCGGGGCGTTGCCGTCCGCGGGGGTCGCGGCGCGCTATTTCCCCGCGCGCGGCGCGCGGCGGAGAAGGCGCGGGGCGAGAGCCGCGACCAGGTAGGCGGCCCCGGCGATCAGGATGATCACGGGGCCCGCGGGCCAGTCGGGGCGGTAGCTGACGGTGAGTCCGGCGAC is a window from the Candidatus Hydrogenedentota bacterium genome containing:
- a CDS encoding aminodeoxychorismate/anthranilate synthase component II; this encodes MIIIVDNYDSFTYNLVQYFGELDNDVRVFRNDAIDVAGIDALRPDGIVVSPGPCTPYEAGISMEVIRELGPRYPTLGVCLGHQSIGAVFGGDVVRAGVIMHGKVSTIRHNGNPFFAGVDNPFTATRYHSLVIKRDTCPPCLDITAETEDGVIMAVAHREFPIWGVQYHPESILTPCGKTMIRNFMGFTKK
- the trpE gene encoding anthranilate synthase component I, translated to MTYPDLETFRGLARPNAVIPVCREILADLETPVTAYLKLSRGQDFSFLLESVEKADTIGQYSFLGAHPSIVFRSKGRDGVILRDGKEERFTSDNPLNELRALLKQYEPVAVPGLPAFHGGAVGYIGYDQVRFFEKLPDANPDPLNLPDLCFMITDTIVIFNHVKNKIQIVSNAHVDGPADAVYNEALRKIHEIEQRLRGPLVVSTERLHNAVGDVPVESNFTRGAFCEAVEKAKEYICAGDIFQVVLSQRFRRPVGASPVNLYRALRCINPSPYMLLLQFPDFALVGSSPEVMTRATGGTAMVRPIAGTRRRGATPEEDLALERELMADEKERAEHIMLVDLGRNDIGRISDPGTVAPVEGRLMVVERYSHVMHIVSEVAGRLRADCDAFDALAHTFPMGTVSGAPKIRAMEIIDELEPERRGPYAGGCGYISYDGQMDTCILIRTMVVKDGAAYLQAGAGIVYDSDPDREYEETVNKAMALFKAVDFAEKGLES
- the hisF gene encoding imidazole glycerol phosphate synthase subunit HisF, which gives rise to MLCKRVIPCLDVADGRVVKGVQFLGLRDAGDPVEIARRYDEEKADEIVFLDIRASTDNRETMLDVVRRTAEQVFMPLCVGGGIRTIDDIRRMLNAGADKVSINTPAIENPDFIDRAASRFGAQCIVVAIDAKRRAPEEGGGYYVKSHGGRDGGRATRLEPVAWAKEAERRGAGEILLTCMDCDGMKDGYDIALTREVADSVGIPVIASGGAGNLDHLRAALQEGGADAALAASIFHFQEHTIREAKEYLARHGVSVRL